In the genome of Lycorma delicatula isolate Av1 chromosome 8, ASM4794821v1, whole genome shotgun sequence, one region contains:
- the Prosbeta6 gene encoding proteasome beta6 subunit encodes MVGLNSIVGNISGADTMKETPSGFSPYADNGGTIVAVAGDDFVVIASDTRLSVGYSIYTRGQSKLFKLSSKTVLGCSGCWCDTLSLTRLLEARMQMYLHDNNKQMSTPAVAQLLSTLLYYKRFFPYYVSNILAGLDSEGKGAIYSYDPVGHCEMSNYHAGGSAGALLQPLLDNQLGFKNMQNVTPEPLTIEKAVNIIKDAFIGATERDIYTGDGIHINVISQDGFNEEFFPLRKD; translated from the exons ATGGTAGGATTGAACAGTATTGTTGGGAATATTTCTGGTGCCGACACTATGAAAGAAACACCAAGTGGTTTTTCTCCATATGCCGACAATGGAGg AACTATTGTTGCTGTTGCTGGAGATGATTTTGTTGTAATTGCATCTGATACTCGTCTTAGTGTTGGTTACAGTATATATACAAGAGGACagtcaaaactatttaaattatcttctaaGACTGTTCTGGGATGTTCTGGTTGTTGGTGTGATACATTGTCTCTTACTCGTTTATTAGAGGCAAGAATGCAG ATGTATTTGCATGATAATAACAAACAGATGTCAACACCTGCAGTAGCTCAGTTGTTATCAACTTTGTTATATTATAAGCGATTTTTTCCATATTATGTATCCAATATATTAGCTGGTCTTGATTCAGAAGGTAAAGGTGCAATATACAGTTATGATCCAGTTGGACATTGTGAGATGTCAAATTATCATGCTGGTGGTAGTGCTGGTGCACTGTTACAGCCTCTTCTTGACAATCAG ttgggttttaaaaatatgcaaaatgtCACTCCTGAACCATTGACTATTGAGAAAGctgttaatattattaaggaTGCTTTTATTGGTGCAACTGAACGTGATATTTATACTGGAGATGGTATTCATATAAATGTTATTTCGCAGGATGGTTTCAATGAAGAATTTTTCCCATTAAGAAAAGATTAA